The following proteins are co-located in the Nocardia bhagyanarayanae genome:
- a CDS encoding serine hydrolase domain-containing protein, whose translation MTEISGYCADRFQGVRCELERQLDSGAELGASICVTVDGEPVVDLWGGHLDEDRTVPWRTDTLVNVFSISKTMTALCALLLVDRGELDVHQKVAHYWPEFAANGKGDIEIRHILAHTSGVSGWQPPIDLADIYDAEAAAARLAAQPPWWEPGSASGYHALNYGHLVGEVIRRVTGRSLGRFFAEELAGPLGADFHIGTGPEHRDRIASLIPPPAVQFDMSTLDQDSILVKTLTSPLLDIAETASPGWQGAEIGAVNGHGNARSVARVQSVVSCGGSLDGRKLLSDKTLDLIFEQQSDGVDQALLVPLRFGIGYGLPHPQTAPAVPEGRVCWWAGYGGAIVVNDLDHRLTFAYTMNKMEPGILGSARADAYLRATYAAVREGAA comes from the coding sequence ATGACCGAGATCTCGGGATACTGCGCCGACCGCTTCCAAGGCGTCCGGTGCGAGCTGGAGCGCCAACTGGACTCCGGCGCCGAACTCGGCGCGTCGATCTGCGTGACCGTCGACGGCGAGCCGGTGGTCGATCTGTGGGGCGGGCACCTGGACGAGGACCGCACGGTGCCGTGGCGAACCGACACCCTGGTGAACGTCTTCTCGATCAGCAAGACCATGACGGCGCTGTGCGCGCTGCTGCTCGTCGATCGCGGCGAGCTCGACGTGCACCAGAAGGTCGCGCACTACTGGCCGGAATTCGCCGCGAACGGCAAGGGCGACATCGAGATTCGGCACATCCTCGCGCACACCTCCGGTGTTTCGGGGTGGCAGCCGCCGATCGACCTGGCGGACATCTACGACGCCGAAGCGGCCGCGGCTCGACTGGCCGCCCAGCCGCCGTGGTGGGAGCCGGGCAGCGCATCGGGCTATCACGCGCTCAACTACGGGCACCTGGTCGGCGAGGTGATCCGCCGCGTCACCGGACGCAGCCTCGGGCGCTTCTTCGCCGAGGAACTCGCCGGGCCGCTGGGCGCCGACTTCCATATCGGTACCGGACCTGAGCACCGCGACCGCATCGCCTCGCTGATCCCGCCGCCCGCAGTGCAATTCGACATGTCGACGCTGGACCAGGACAGCATCTTGGTCAAGACCCTGACGAGTCCGCTGCTCGACATCGCCGAGACCGCAAGCCCTGGGTGGCAGGGAGCCGAAATCGGCGCGGTCAACGGCCACGGCAACGCGCGTTCGGTGGCGCGGGTGCAGTCGGTGGTGTCCTGCGGCGGCTCACTCGACGGGCGGAAGCTGTTGTCGGACAAGACCCTCGACCTGATCTTCGAGCAGCAGTCCGACGGCGTCGACCAAGCGCTGCTGGTTCCGCTGCGCTTCGGCATCGGCTACGGCCTGCCGCACCCGCAGACCGCCCCCGCCGTGCCCGAGGGCCGGGTGTGCTGGTGGGCCGGATACGGCGGGGCGATCGTGGTGAACGACCTGGACCACCGCCTCACTTTCGCCTACACCATGAACAAGATGGAGCCGGGCATCCTGGGCTCGGCCCGCGCCGATGCCTACTTGCGCGCGACCTACGCGGCCGTGCGGGAGGGGGCGGCGTGA
- a CDS encoding alpha/beta fold hydrolase gives MATFAHQGRTVVFDRIGSGPPIVLLHNAGTQRHIWDDQVAVLRRDHEVFALDLPGYGESDQPAAGYRLEEYVRMLGAFLDEHDLSDVVLIGNCLGSATSLGYAMAHPSNVRALVLISPLTRNTVRKGESAGLAWVDGKLPLAPLAKRLALPDRVISLIIANQLGARGRRLGMQHSRRLKAHWGDRGRLQALHGLVQDFPNFRVLDEFTPGPAFPPICTIWGKQNHILSASAGAVLDRTLHPHTSVVLPDCGHLPMVEDPAAVTTAITEFLAAPEIRPHGGRRPHAPRKDSLPRTS, from the coding sequence GTGGCGACTTTCGCGCACCAGGGCCGGACCGTAGTCTTCGACCGCATCGGCAGTGGACCGCCGATCGTGTTGCTGCACAACGCGGGAACGCAGCGACATATCTGGGACGATCAGGTGGCGGTGCTCAGGCGCGACCACGAGGTCTTCGCACTCGACCTGCCGGGCTACGGCGAATCCGATCAACCGGCCGCGGGCTACCGGCTCGAAGAGTACGTGCGCATGCTCGGCGCCTTCCTCGACGAACACGACCTGTCCGACGTCGTCCTCATCGGCAACTGCCTCGGCAGCGCCACCTCGCTCGGTTACGCCATGGCGCACCCCTCGAACGTGCGCGCCCTGGTGCTGATCAGCCCGCTCACCCGCAACACCGTGCGCAAGGGCGAATCCGCGGGCTTGGCCTGGGTGGACGGCAAGCTGCCGCTGGCGCCGCTCGCCAAGCGGCTCGCCCTGCCCGATCGGGTGATCTCGCTGATCATCGCCAACCAGCTCGGCGCGCGCGGCCGCCGCCTCGGCATGCAGCATTCGCGGCGGCTCAAGGCACACTGGGGCGATCGGGGCCGGTTGCAGGCGCTGCACGGGCTGGTGCAGGACTTCCCGAACTTCCGGGTCCTCGACGAGTTCACTCCGGGCCCGGCCTTCCCGCCGATCTGCACGATCTGGGGCAAACAGAACCACATCCTCTCCGCCTCGGCGGGCGCCGTCCTCGACCGCACCCTGCACCCGCACACGAGCGTGGTGCTTCCGGACTGCGGCCACCTCCCGATGGTGGAGGACCCGGCGGCGGTGACGACCGCGATCACCGAGTTCCTCGCCGCTCCCGAGATCCGCCCGCACGGCGGCCGCCGACCGCACGCGCCGCGCAAGGACTCGCTGCCGCGCACTTCTTGA
- a CDS encoding class I adenylate-forming enzyme family protein has protein sequence MTTSMDPQALAATVIGRLTGPGGPFETTVEDVLGAPLPVQKNRGRALREVLAASAALGDREYLVTEDRRLSYAEHAAEVGALARALRDRYGVGKGDRVGILAANTPEWVVAFWAAQCLGAIAVGYNAWWTPREIAYGLAHTEPAVLIVDAKRAARVAELGVDVPVLTMERDVPELVAEFAAGELPDAAVAEDDPAVILYTSGTSGRPKGAVHTHRNLLAVIDYHRFNDALAAAFAGGSDDGSPKGRRFLLTSPLFHIASLHNLVLPRMVTGDTAVIYQGAFDADRVLRLIERERISNWGAMPTMATRLLEVDLDAYDVSSLAAFSLNSAPSSAALQERLRQRLPVARNALVTSYGMTECSTAATIAAPAELAAYPDTVGRPVLGVSLEIRDPLGEPVGEGVEGEIWVRSPYVMLGYWNDPEATAAAITPDRWLRTGDIGILEEGRLRLSGRRSDLILRGGENVYPTEVEQCLDEHPDVEESAVVGVPDADLGQQVAALVVVREGATVTEADLREFAGERLAYYKVPARWRLTTTPLSRNATGKVVRAGIAEAITDVSG, from the coding sequence ATGACGACATCCATGGATCCCCAGGCGCTGGCCGCGACCGTCATCGGGCGGCTCACCGGGCCCGGCGGCCCCTTCGAGACGACGGTCGAGGACGTGCTCGGCGCGCCCCTTCCGGTACAGAAGAACCGGGGCCGCGCGCTGCGCGAGGTACTCGCCGCCTCGGCGGCGCTTGGCGACCGCGAATACCTGGTGACCGAGGACCGGCGGTTGTCCTACGCCGAGCACGCTGCCGAAGTCGGAGCGCTGGCCAGGGCGCTGCGCGACCGCTACGGCGTCGGCAAGGGCGACCGCGTCGGCATCCTCGCCGCGAACACGCCCGAGTGGGTGGTGGCGTTCTGGGCCGCGCAGTGCCTCGGCGCGATCGCGGTCGGCTACAACGCGTGGTGGACGCCGCGCGAGATCGCCTACGGTCTCGCGCACACCGAGCCCGCGGTGCTGATCGTGGACGCCAAGCGCGCCGCGCGGGTCGCCGAGCTGGGTGTCGACGTACCGGTGCTCACCATGGAGCGCGACGTCCCGGAGCTGGTCGCCGAGTTCGCGGCGGGCGAGTTGCCCGACGCCGCCGTCGCCGAAGACGATCCGGCCGTCATCCTGTACACCAGCGGCACCAGCGGACGACCCAAGGGCGCGGTGCACACGCACCGAAACCTGTTGGCGGTCATCGACTATCACCGCTTCAACGACGCGCTGGCCGCGGCGTTCGCGGGCGGTTCGGACGACGGTAGCCCCAAGGGCAGGCGCTTCCTGCTCACCTCCCCGCTGTTCCACATCGCCAGCCTGCACAATCTGGTGCTGCCGCGGATGGTCACCGGCGACACGGCCGTCATCTACCAGGGCGCGTTCGACGCCGACCGGGTGCTTCGGCTGATCGAACGGGAACGGATCAGCAACTGGGGCGCGATGCCGACCATGGCCACCCGGCTGCTCGAGGTGGACCTCGACGCCTACGACGTGTCCTCGCTGGCCGCCTTCTCGCTCAACTCCGCGCCCTCCTCGGCGGCGTTGCAAGAGCGACTGCGGCAGCGGCTGCCGGTCGCGCGGAACGCGCTGGTGACCAGCTACGGCATGACCGAATGCTCGACGGCCGCCACCATCGCGGCACCCGCCGAGCTCGCCGCCTACCCGGACACGGTCGGCCGTCCGGTGCTCGGGGTGAGCCTGGAGATCCGTGACCCGCTCGGCGAGCCGGTCGGCGAAGGCGTGGAGGGCGAGATCTGGGTGCGCAGCCCGTACGTGATGCTCGGCTACTGGAACGATCCCGAGGCCACCGCGGCGGCGATCACCCCGGATCGCTGGTTGCGCACCGGCGACATCGGGATCCTGGAGGAGGGCAGGCTGCGGCTGTCGGGCAGGCGGTCGGATCTCATCCTGCGTGGCGGGGAGAACGTCTATCCGACCGAGGTCGAGCAGTGCCTCGACGAACACCCCGACGTCGAGGAGAGCGCCGTGGTCGGCGTGCCGGACGCCGACCTGGGTCAGCAGGTGGCCGCCCTCGTCGTGGTGCGCGAGGGCGCGACGGTCACCGAAGCGGACCTGCGCGAGTTCGCCGGGGAGCGGCTGGCCTACTACAAGGTGCCCGCGCGATGGCGTCTGACCACCACCCCACTCAGCCGCAACGCGACCGGCAAGGTGGTTCGCGCGGGCATTGCCGAGGCCATTACCGACGTGAGCGGGTGA
- a CDS encoding nuclear transport factor 2 family protein encodes MTNENPAEGAIHRYFDALQTGSPMLLKECFTDDARWFAPGRLPNSGIWHGPNAIVDEFFPIAMARMQPGSFTTELLSLTIGDSNAVVEWRSRATTISGHEYDNAYIANFVVTDGKISEVREYFDTHRGETLYQ; translated from the coding sequence GTGACCAACGAGAACCCCGCCGAGGGCGCCATCCATCGTTACTTCGACGCACTCCAGACGGGATCCCCGATGCTTTTGAAGGAGTGCTTCACCGATGACGCGCGATGGTTCGCACCGGGCCGTCTGCCCAACTCCGGAATCTGGCACGGGCCGAACGCCATCGTCGACGAGTTCTTTCCGATCGCGATGGCTCGGATGCAGCCGGGGTCGTTCACCACTGAATTGCTCAGTCTGACCATCGGTGACTCGAACGCCGTCGTCGAGTGGCGATCCAGGGCGACCACGATATCGGGCCACGAGTACGACAACGCCTACATCGCGAACTTCGTCGTCACGGACGGCAAGATCTCCGAGGTGCGCGAGTACTTCGACACCCACCGCGGCGAGACGCTGTACCAGTAG
- a CDS encoding cytochrome P450, with protein sequence MCARQRGVTPPEAMDLPAPFRRLISATDLRLASPVEPPSMLMVDLPEHTRYRKLGAGAFTPRAVARLRDRVGEVTEELLDGLASRENADLIGDFALLLPIAIISEILGIPADKRDDMLEFGNAGSPLLDITVSWRQFSSAVAALRESQDYLIGHIEHLRREPGDSILSDLATGGELTDRELLATATLIAGAGFETTVNLLGNGAMLLRDHPGQLDLLRAEPARWPGAIEEMLRYDSPVQMTARTALCDMEIAGEPIRAGETIALLLGSANRDPAVFLDPDTFDITRSNAKDHLAFGSGVHACLGASLARMEGAIALRALYDRFPDLRHTGPATRRGLVNLRGYEHIPVSTGVERKVVVG encoded by the coding sequence ATGTGCGCGCGGCAGCGCGGCGTGACGCCGCCGGAAGCGATGGACCTGCCCGCGCCGTTCCGGCGACTGATCAGCGCCACGGATCTGCGGCTGGCCAGCCCGGTGGAGCCGCCGTCCATGCTGATGGTCGATCTGCCCGAGCACACCCGCTACCGCAAACTGGGGGCCGGTGCGTTCACCCCGCGCGCGGTGGCTCGACTGCGCGACCGGGTCGGCGAGGTGACCGAGGAGCTGCTCGACGGCCTCGCGTCACGCGAAAACGCCGATCTGATAGGTGATTTCGCGCTGCTTCTGCCGATCGCCATCATCAGCGAGATCCTCGGCATCCCGGCCGACAAACGCGACGACATGCTCGAATTCGGGAATGCGGGCTCACCGCTGCTGGACATCACCGTCTCGTGGCGCCAGTTCAGTTCGGCCGTCGCCGCGCTGCGCGAAAGCCAGGACTATCTGATCGGCCACATCGAGCACCTGCGCCGCGAACCGGGCGACAGCATCCTCAGCGACCTCGCCACCGGCGGCGAACTCACCGACCGCGAACTGCTCGCCACCGCGACCCTCATCGCGGGCGCGGGCTTCGAGACGACCGTCAATCTGCTCGGCAATGGCGCAATGCTGCTGCGCGACCATCCCGGCCAACTGGATCTGCTGCGCGCCGAACCGGCCCGCTGGCCCGGCGCGATCGAGGAGATGCTGCGCTACGACAGTCCCGTGCAGATGACGGCCCGAACAGCGTTGTGCGACATGGAGATAGCGGGGGAGCCGATACGGGCGGGCGAGACGATCGCTCTCCTGCTCGGCTCGGCGAACCGCGATCCCGCCGTGTTCCTCGACCCGGACACCTTCGACATCACCCGGTCCAACGCTAAGGATCACCTGGCCTTCGGCAGCGGCGTGCACGCCTGCCTCGGCGCGAGCCTGGCCAGGATGGAAGGGGCGATCGCGCTGCGGGCACTCTACGACCGGTTCCCCGACCTGCGGCACACCGGACCGGCGACGCGACGCGGATTGGTGAATCTGCGCGGGTACGAGCACATTCCGGTGTCGACCGGAGTGGAGCGGAAAGTGGTGGTCGGCTAG
- a CDS encoding DoxX family protein produces MLLRRLARPLLATAFVADGVDTLIHPEPRAKAAASLVERGERSLPDNVAAKLPADPATVVRVNAIAQVSGGVLLALGKAPRLASLVLAATVVPATITEQDFWAEQDPDRKAAKRNAFLKDMSLLGGLLIASADTEGKPSLGWRGKRAARNAAATVSAALPFGAAADHANGEALRQQAQGVAERAKALGGTAATKSSELAEIVQTHGPDWAAAAKQRGAAIAAVAKERGAELAAAAREHGAEFADAARTHGSEWAEIAKERGDELGDVAKARGGVWADIAKARGAELGEVARERGAELGEVARVRGAEFGGVAKQRGAELGEVARLRGAELGEVAKQRGAELGQTARQRRAELKKAAKQRRAELKKAAKKGGSGFGETAKHRRAELSETARHRRAELREAARHRGAELSETARHRGAEFTEAARHQGADWAGKARKFR; encoded by the coding sequence ATGTTGCTGCGCCGACTTGCCCGACCACTGCTGGCGACCGCCTTCGTCGCCGATGGGGTCGACACTCTGATCCATCCCGAACCGCGCGCCAAGGCCGCCGCGTCGCTGGTCGAACGGGGTGAGCGTTCGCTGCCGGACAACGTCGCCGCGAAGCTGCCCGCCGACCCGGCCACGGTGGTGCGGGTCAACGCCATCGCACAGGTCTCGGGCGGCGTGCTGCTCGCGCTGGGCAAGGCGCCGCGCCTCGCCTCGCTCGTACTCGCGGCCACCGTCGTGCCCGCCACCATCACCGAACAGGACTTCTGGGCCGAACAGGACCCGGACCGGAAGGCGGCCAAGCGCAACGCCTTCCTCAAGGACATGAGCCTGCTCGGCGGACTGCTGATCGCCAGCGCCGACACCGAGGGCAAGCCGTCCCTCGGCTGGCGCGGCAAGCGCGCGGCCCGCAACGCGGCGGCCACGGTCTCCGCGGCGCTGCCGTTCGGCGCGGCCGCCGATCATGCGAACGGTGAGGCGCTGCGCCAGCAGGCGCAGGGTGTCGCGGAGCGCGCGAAGGCGCTGGGCGGCACCGCCGCCACCAAGAGCTCCGAGCTCGCCGAGATCGTCCAGACCCACGGACCCGACTGGGCCGCCGCGGCCAAGCAGCGCGGCGCGGCGATCGCCGCGGTGGCGAAGGAGCGCGGCGCGGAACTGGCCGCCGCGGCCCGCGAGCACGGCGCCGAATTCGCCGATGCCGCACGGACACACGGTTCGGAGTGGGCTGAGATCGCGAAGGAACGCGGCGACGAACTCGGTGATGTGGCGAAGGCGCGCGGCGGGGTGTGGGCGGATATCGCCAAGGCGCGCGGGGCGGAGCTGGGTGAGGTCGCCCGGGAGCGCGGAGCGGAATTGGGCGAAGTCGCCCGTGTGCGTGGAGCCGAGTTCGGTGGAGTCGCCAAGCAGCGCGGAGCCGAGCTGGGCGAGGTCGCCCGGCTGCGCGGAGCCGAGCTGGGCGAAGTCGCCAAGCAGCGCGGAGCCGAATTGGGCCAGACCGCGCGGCAGCGCCGCGCCGAGCTGAAGAAGGCAGCCAAGCAGCGCCGCGCCGAACTGAAGAAGGCCGCCAAGAAGGGCGGGTCCGGGTTCGGCGAGACCGCCAAGCATCGGCGCGCCGAGCTGAGCGAGACCGCGAGGCATCGTCGCGCGGAGTTGCGCGAGGCCGCACGGCACCGGGGTGCGGAGCTGAGTGAGACCGCACGTCATCGCGGAGCCGAATTCACCGAGGCGGCAAGGCATCAGGGTGCGGACTGGGCTGGGAAGGCCCGAAAGTTCAGGTAA
- a CDS encoding NAD(P)-dependent alcohol dehydrogenase, with translation MRALQLTGPGTLELREVPVPPIGPDDLLLRVGAAGICHSDLHVLEIPFRLREDPLTLGHEIAGTVERIGERVTGRAVGDRGVVYLCWSCGVCRECVRGNENVCLAAGRAAMPPCPGLGPDGGMAEYIRIPATAFVPIGDLDFAQAAPLADAALTSYHAIDGARDQLRPGATAVVIGVGGLGHVAVQILAATTAARVIAVDVHEDKLALASAHGAAEGLLADAGTAAAILDRTGGRGAEAVFDFVGVDQTARLAVECVAPNGAYRMVGLGAGAPEITAAPAGGPGWPWGATVRKSYGGTKSDLIESVALARSGRLRVEVEVFALDDGREALDRLANGRIRGRAVLIP, from the coding sequence ATGCGCGCCCTTCAGTTGACCGGGCCGGGCACGCTGGAGTTGCGCGAGGTGCCGGTGCCCCCGATCGGACCCGACGATCTGCTGCTGCGGGTCGGCGCGGCGGGCATCTGCCATTCGGACCTGCACGTGCTGGAGATACCGTTCCGGCTGCGCGAGGACCCGCTGACGCTCGGCCACGAGATCGCGGGCACCGTCGAGCGGATCGGCGAACGGGTGACCGGCCGAGCGGTCGGCGATCGCGGCGTCGTCTACCTGTGCTGGTCGTGCGGCGTGTGCCGAGAGTGCGTGCGCGGCAACGAGAACGTGTGCCTCGCCGCGGGCCGGGCGGCCATGCCGCCCTGTCCCGGACTCGGCCCGGACGGCGGCATGGCCGAGTACATCCGTATTCCCGCAACGGCTTTCGTGCCGATCGGCGATCTGGACTTCGCCCAGGCCGCGCCGCTCGCCGACGCGGCGCTGACGAGCTACCACGCGATCGACGGCGCGCGCGACCAGTTGCGGCCCGGCGCGACCGCCGTGGTCATCGGCGTCGGCGGCCTCGGCCATGTCGCGGTGCAGATCCTCGCCGCCACCACCGCCGCAAGGGTGATCGCGGTGGACGTGCACGAGGACAAGCTCGCGCTGGCGAGCGCGCACGGCGCCGCCGAAGGACTGCTCGCCGACGCCGGGACCGCCGCGGCCATCCTCGACCGGACCGGCGGGCGCGGCGCGGAGGCGGTGTTCGATTTCGTCGGCGTCGACCAGACCGCGCGCCTCGCGGTCGAATGCGTGGCGCCCAACGGCGCGTACCGGATGGTCGGGCTCGGCGCGGGCGCGCCGGAGATCACCGCGGCGCCCGCGGGCGGTCCCGGCTGGCCGTGGGGCGCGACGGTACGAAAGTCCTACGGCGGCACCAAATCCGATCTGATCGAGTCCGTCGCCCTGGCTCGATCGGGCAGACTCCGGGTCGAGGTCGAGGTCTTCGCGCTGGACGACGGCCGCGAGGCGCTCGACCGCCTGGCAAACGGGCGGATCCGCGGACGAGCGGTGCTGATCCCGTGA
- a CDS encoding flavin-containing monooxygenase, with the protein MTSQQLPRVCVIGAGPSGITAAKRLQDHGIPFDCFEAGDEVGGNWYFKNPNGMSACYQSLHIDTSKWRLAFEDYPVPESWPDFPHHSQLFEYFKNYVDHFGLRDKILFETKVTAAERQPDGLWLVTASDGRTRAYDALVVCNGHHWDPRMPDYPGEFDGVLMHSHAYNDPFDPVDMRGKRVVVVGMGNSGLDIASELSQRFLAARLTVSARRGVWVLPKYVHGEVGDKRRVPPWMPRKIALKLKQRFVRKYRGDMEFYGLPAPDHEPFEAHPSASEEFLHRAGCGDIAFKPAITALEGPRVRFADGSVEEVDVIVCATGYHISFPFFSDPELLPDKDNRLPLFKQMMKPGIDNLFYLGLAQPLPTLVNFAEQQSKLVAAYLTGRYLPPDPDGMREDIRAAENARTGRYYDSPRHTIQVEFEPYVRDMQREMARGAKRAAAAGYALPVPARTLDRV; encoded by the coding sequence TTGACTTCTCAGCAACTTCCCCGGGTATGCGTCATCGGCGCGGGACCGTCGGGGATCACCGCCGCCAAACGCCTCCAGGACCACGGCATCCCGTTCGACTGTTTCGAAGCGGGTGACGAGGTCGGCGGCAACTGGTATTTCAAGAACCCGAACGGCATGTCGGCCTGCTACCAGAGCCTGCACATCGATACGTCCAAGTGGCGCTTGGCCTTCGAGGACTATCCGGTGCCGGAATCGTGGCCGGACTTCCCACACCACTCGCAGCTGTTCGAGTACTTCAAGAACTACGTCGACCACTTCGGCCTGCGCGACAAGATCCTGTTCGAAACCAAGGTCACCGCGGCCGAGCGGCAGCCCGACGGGCTCTGGCTGGTGACCGCCTCCGACGGTCGGACCCGCGCCTACGACGCGCTCGTCGTGTGCAACGGGCACCACTGGGATCCCAGAATGCCGGACTATCCAGGCGAATTCGACGGCGTGCTCATGCACAGCCACGCCTACAACGACCCGTTCGACCCGGTCGACATGCGCGGCAAGCGGGTTGTCGTGGTGGGTATGGGCAACTCCGGGCTCGACATCGCCTCGGAGCTGTCCCAGCGTTTCCTCGCCGCGCGGCTGACGGTCTCGGCCCGGCGCGGGGTGTGGGTGCTGCCGAAATACGTGCACGGCGAAGTCGGCGACAAACGCCGGGTGCCGCCCTGGATGCCACGCAAGATCGCGCTGAAGCTGAAGCAGCGCTTCGTCCGCAAGTACCGCGGCGACATGGAGTTCTACGGTCTGCCCGCGCCCGATCACGAGCCGTTCGAGGCGCACCCCTCGGCGAGCGAGGAGTTCCTGCACCGCGCCGGCTGCGGCGACATCGCGTTCAAGCCCGCCATCACCGCGTTGGAAGGGCCGCGGGTGCGCTTCGCCGACGGCAGCGTGGAAGAGGTGGACGTGATCGTGTGCGCCACCGGCTATCACATCAGCTTCCCATTCTTCAGTGACCCGGAACTGTTGCCGGACAAGGACAATCGGCTGCCGCTGTTCAAGCAGATGATGAAGCCGGGCATCGACAACCTCTTCTACCTCGGTCTCGCCCAACCGCTGCCCACACTCGTCAATTTCGCCGAGCAGCAGAGCAAGCTGGTCGCCGCGTATCTGACGGGGCGCTACCTCCCGCCCGATCCGGACGGGATGCGCGAGGACATCCGCGCCGCCGAGAACGCGCGCACGGGCCGCTACTACGACTCACCGCGCCACACGATCCAGGTCGAATTCGAGCCGTACGTGCGCGATATGCAGCGGGAGATGGCCAGGGGCGCCAAGCGCGCCGCCGCGGCAGGATACGCGCTGCCGGTGCCCGCCCGAACGCTGGATCGGGTGTGA
- the ctaD gene encoding cytochrome c oxidase subunit I gives MSTTQLQAVRPYPRRLGPKGSHLWKMITTTDPKVLGVMYLTTAMTFFFIGGLIALLMRAELARPGMQFLSPEQFNQLFTMHGTIMLLFYATPIVFGFANAVLPLQIGAPDVAFPRLNAFSYWLYLFGATIATAGFLTPGGPADFGWTGYTPLSLFEHSPGVGADLWIMGLVVSGLGTILGAVNMITTVVCLRCPGMTMFRMPIFTWNILVTSVLVLLAFPILTAALMGLAVDRHLGAHVFDPATGGTLLWQHLFWYFGHPEVYIVALPFFGIVTEIFPVFSRKPIFGYAALVYATLAIGVLSVAVWAHHMYATGAVLLPFFSMMTFLIAVPTGVKFFNWICTMWRGQLTFESPMLFSIGFLVTFLFGGLSGVVLASPPLDFHVTDSYFVVAHFHYVLFGTIVFATFAGIYFWFPKMTGRLLDERLARLHFWTTLIGFHLTFLVQHWLGAEGMPRRYSDYLPGDGFTTLNTVSTLGAFLLGASMLPFIWNVFKSYRYGEPVTVDDPWGYGNSLEWATTCPPPRHNFFELPRIRSERPAFELHYPHMVARMEAEAGRR, from the coding sequence GTGAGCACGACGCAATTGCAGGCCGTTCGTCCCTATCCACGTCGGTTGGGGCCCAAGGGTTCCCACCTGTGGAAGATGATCACCACGACCGATCCGAAGGTGCTCGGGGTCATGTACCTGACCACCGCGATGACGTTCTTCTTCATCGGCGGTCTGATCGCGCTGCTGATGCGCGCCGAGCTGGCGCGGCCCGGCATGCAGTTCCTCTCGCCGGAGCAGTTCAATCAGCTGTTCACCATGCACGGCACGATCATGCTGCTGTTCTACGCCACCCCGATCGTGTTCGGCTTCGCGAACGCGGTGCTGCCCTTGCAGATCGGCGCACCCGACGTGGCCTTTCCCCGGCTCAACGCGTTCAGCTACTGGCTCTACCTGTTCGGCGCGACGATCGCGACGGCCGGCTTCCTCACCCCCGGCGGTCCCGCCGACTTCGGCTGGACCGGATACACGCCACTGAGCCTGTTCGAGCACTCGCCCGGCGTCGGCGCGGATCTGTGGATCATGGGTCTGGTCGTCTCGGGTCTCGGCACCATTCTCGGGGCGGTCAACATGATCACCACCGTGGTCTGCCTGCGCTGCCCCGGCATGACGATGTTCCGCATGCCGATCTTCACCTGGAACATCCTCGTCACGAGTGTGCTTGTGCTGCTGGCATTTCCGATTCTGACGGCGGCGCTGATGGGGCTCGCGGTGGACCGGCACCTCGGCGCGCACGTCTTCGATCCGGCCACCGGCGGAACCTTGTTGTGGCAGCACCTGTTCTGGTACTTCGGACATCCCGAGGTGTACATCGTGGCGTTGCCGTTCTTCGGGATCGTCACCGAGATCTTCCCGGTGTTCAGCCGCAAACCGATCTTCGGTTACGCCGCGTTGGTCTACGCCACGCTGGCAATCGGCGTGCTCTCGGTGGCGGTGTGGGCGCACCACATGTACGCGACGGGAGCTGTTCTGCTGCCGTTCTTTTCGATGATGACGTTCTTGATCGCGGTGCCGACGGGCGTCAAGTTCTTCAACTGGATCTGCACGATGTGGCGCGGGCAGCTGACCTTCGAATCACCGATGCTGTTCTCGATCGGCTTCCTGGTGACGTTCCTGTTCGGCGGGCTCTCGGGGGTGGTCCTGGCCAGTCCGCCGCTCGACTTCCATGTCACCGACAGCTATTTCGTGGTGGCGCACTTCCACTATGTGCTGTTCGGCACCATCGTGTTCGCCACCTTCGCGGGCATCTACTTCTGGTTTCCGAAGATGACCGGCAGGCTGCTGGACGAGCGCCTCGCGCGGTTGCATTTCTGGACGACATTGATCGGCTTCCACCTGACCTTTCTCGTCCAGCACTGGCTCGGCGCCGAGGGCATGCCGCGCCGCTACTCCGACTACCTGCCCGGCGACGGTTTCACCACGCTGAACACCGTCTCCACGCTCGGCGCCTTCCTGCTCGGCGCCTCGATGCTGCCGTTCATCTGGAACGTCTTCAAGAGCTACCGCTACGGGGAGCCGGTGACGGTGGACGATCCCTGGGGATACGGGAATTCGCTCGAGTGGGCGACGACGTGCCCGCCGCCGCGGCACAACTTCTTCGAGCTTCCGCGTATTCGGTCCGAGCGACCGGCGTTCGAGCTGCACTATCCGCACATGGTGGCGCGGATGGAGGCGGAGGCGGGTCGGCGCTGA